Proteins from a single region of Butyrivibrio fibrisolvens:
- a CDS encoding carbohydrate ABC transporter permease, whose protein sequence is MAKTAQERADEKAERLYYKKHKKPGKITLADVIFNVINYLVFALFTFICIFPFYYLFINTISDNELVRKGLINFFPRGIHFGNYVRLMAVNDLFLSTLVTVSRTVLGTALMVTASGFVGYLVTQKEMWGRSFWYRFIVVTMYFNAGIIPWYLNMSMLGLTNSFAAYVIPGIVAPYNIILVKTYIESSIPSELEESAQLDGASKMKIFTSIIWPLSKPILATIAVFGAVGQWNSFQDSLILMQSAPKLYTLQHRLYIYLNTTSNLAALMSSGSTSGISQTVLESALNGKVIKYTISMVTIIPILCVYPFMQRYFEKGIMMGAVKG, encoded by the coding sequence ATGGCTAAAACAGCGCAGGAAAGAGCTGATGAAAAAGCTGAAAGGCTATATTACAAAAAACATAAAAAGCCCGGAAAAATAACACTTGCAGACGTCATCTTCAATGTGATCAATTATCTTGTTTTTGCACTGTTTACATTTATATGCATATTCCCGTTTTATTATCTGTTTATCAATACGATCTCAGATAATGAACTGGTAAGAAAAGGACTTATCAACTTCTTTCCACGAGGAATACATTTTGGAAACTATGTAAGACTGATGGCAGTAAATGACCTGTTCTTATCAACACTTGTCACTGTTTCAAGAACTGTCCTTGGCACTGCGCTTATGGTAACAGCATCAGGCTTTGTGGGATATCTTGTGACCCAGAAGGAGATGTGGGGGAGAAGCTTCTGGTACAGATTTATTGTGGTCACCATGTATTTTAATGCAGGTATCATTCCATGGTATCTGAATATGTCCATGCTGGGACTTACCAATAGCTTTGCGGCTTATGTGATCCCCGGAATAGTAGCTCCTTACAATATCATTTTGGTCAAGACCTATATAGAATCTTCAATTCCTTCAGAACTTGAAGAAAGTGCCCAGCTTGACGGAGCTTCCAAGATGAAGATATTTACATCTATTATATGGCCCTTGTCCAAGCCGATACTTGCGACAATCGCAGTATTCGGAGCAGTAGGACAATGGAACTCATTCCAGGATTCACTTATCCTTATGCAGTCAGCTCCAAAGCTTTATACCTTGCAGCACAGACTCTATATCTATCTTAATACAACTTCAAACCTTGCAGCTCTTATGTCATCCGGTAGTACATCCGGTATAAGCCAGACAGTTCTTGAATCTGCATTAAACGGGAAGGTCATAAAGTATACTATTTCAATGGTCACTATCATTCCTATATTATGCGTATACCCATTCATGCAAAGGTACTTTGAAAAAGGAATCATGATGGGTGCCGTAAAGGGATGA
- the udk gene encoding uridine kinase: MSKTPFIIGIAGGTGSGKSTFTNRLKDIFKDQVTVLYYDNYYKAHNDLPFEERKKINYDHPDAFETELLLEHLKMLKAGKSIECPVYDYKQHNRTDEVTIVEPRDIILLEGILVLADSRLRDQMDIKIFVEADADERILRRVVRDVKERGRDIDNIVEQYLTTVKPMHYLYVEPTRVYADLVINSGMNDMALDVMATKINSLIECKN; this comes from the coding sequence ATGTCTAAGACACCATTTATCATAGGAATCGCTGGAGGAACCGGTTCAGGAAAGTCCACTTTTACCAACAGACTTAAAGATATATTCAAAGATCAGGTAACAGTCCTGTATTACGATAACTACTACAAGGCTCATAATGACCTTCCATTTGAAGAAAGAAAGAAGATCAATTATGACCATCCCGATGCATTTGAAACAGAACTTCTTCTTGAGCACCTCAAAATGCTCAAAGCAGGTAAGTCAATAGAATGTCCTGTTTACGATTACAAACAGCACAACCGTACAGATGAAGTTACTATCGTAGAGCCTAGAGATATCATCCTTCTTGAAGGCATTTTAGTACTTGCTGATTCACGTCTTCGCGATCAGATGGATATCAAGATCTTCGTAGAAGCAGATGCCGATGAGAGAATCCTTCGCCGTGTAGTACGTGACGTTAAGGAAAGAGGCAGAGATATAGACAACATCGTAGAGCAGTATCTTACAACAGTTAAGCCCATGCATTATCTCTATGTTGAGCCTACAAGAGTCTATGCAGATCTTGTAATCAACAGCGGAATGAATGACATGGCCCTTGATGTTATGGCGACCAAGATCAATTCACTTATTGAATGTAAGAACTGA
- a CDS encoding ABC transporter permease subunit, with protein sequence MGNSKLSDKIYYVYRLMAIMLFVLLFLPAANPARISGMVGRSISLLTAGFSYGTLIDNFGRAFRKEWILESTMRLDSISSLFVCIGIFACALGACLSIGNNKCRRLGNIISTAGSSISLIALQGIYVAYTQVAHTKKPEKIDPTFPPFYYGILAILVVMLAVSVYELIVALKAPGEKKFYMETKYRLFLMMMPFILLTFVFSYLPLFGWRYAFFDYKSGDTLSFENFVGFKWFTQLVRNAATRSDMIRVMKNTLGMSFLGILTSWMPMVFAIFLSEIKNSRFRRFVQTFTTIPNFISWVLVFAIAFSIFSTDGFISSLMINLNIWDQGKNFLMSSDYIWIKMLMWGLWKGLGWSAIIYIAGISGIDQQLYEAATVDGAGRFQRMWHVTVPGLMPTFYVLLLMSIAGILSNGMDQYLVFENSTNTTDIMVLDLYVYKMGIVNGAIPFSTAVGMLKSVVSVILLFTANNVSKLVRGETIV encoded by the coding sequence GTGGGAAACTCTAAATTATCTGACAAGATCTATTATGTGTATCGTCTTATGGCAATAATGCTATTTGTACTTCTTTTCTTGCCTGCAGCTAATCCTGCAAGGATCAGCGGTATGGTAGGTCGTAGTATTTCTCTTTTAACAGCCGGCTTTTCATATGGAACTTTGATCGATAATTTTGGCCGCGCTTTCAGAAAAGAATGGATACTTGAAAGCACAATGAGACTTGATAGCATTTCAAGCTTATTTGTTTGTATTGGTATATTTGCCTGTGCTCTTGGCGCATGCCTTTCAATTGGTAATAACAAGTGCAGGCGCCTTGGCAATATCATAAGCACTGCAGGCAGCAGCATTTCACTTATTGCACTTCAGGGAATCTATGTGGCATACACACAGGTAGCTCATACCAAAAAGCCCGAGAAGATAGATCCGACTTTTCCGCCGTTTTATTACGGAATCCTTGCGATCCTTGTTGTGATGCTGGCAGTTTCAGTATATGAACTGATAGTTGCCTTAAAAGCTCCTGGGGAAAAGAAATTCTATATGGAAACTAAGTACAGGCTCTTTCTTATGATGATGCCATTTATACTTCTTACTTTCGTTTTTAGTTATCTTCCTCTGTTTGGCTGGAGATATGCCTTTTTTGATTATAAATCAGGTGACACACTTTCTTTTGAAAATTTTGTCGGATTTAAGTGGTTTACACAGCTTGTAAGAAATGCAGCCACGAGGTCAGATATGATCAGAGTTATGAAGAACACTCTTGGAATGAGCTTTCTTGGTATATTGACAAGCTGGATGCCAATGGTATTTGCAATCTTTCTTTCAGAGATTAAGAATTCAAGATTCAGAAGATTCGTTCAGACCTTTACTACTATTCCTAACTTCATAAGCTGGGTTTTGGTTTTTGCCATTGCTTTCTCGATCTTTTCTACAGATGGATTCATAAGTTCGCTCATGATAAATCTTAACATCTGGGATCAGGGCAAGAATTTCCTTATGAGCAGTGACTATATCTGGATCAAGATGCTTATGTGGGGCTTGTGGAAAGGACTTGGATGGAGCGCGATCATCTACATTGCAGGTATTTCCGGAATAGACCAGCAGTTATATGAAGCGGCAACAGTTGACGGAGCAGGAAGATTCCAGAGAATGTGGCATGTAACAGTACCGGGACTTATGCCTACTTTCTATGTGCTTCTTCTTATGTCCATAGCCGGAATACTTTCAAATGGTATGGACCAGTACCTTGTATTTGAGAATTCAACCAATACAACAGATATCATGGTTTTGGATCTGTATGTTTACAAGATGGGTATCGTAAATGGAGCTATTCCGTTTTCTACGGCAGTAGGAATGCTTAAGTCTGTAGTCTCTGTGATCCTTCTTTTTACAGCCAATAACGTATCAAAACTTGTAAGGGGTGAGACTATCGTCTGA
- a CDS encoding response regulator transcription factor, with product MRILVVEDEKILADSIVDLLKSNKYEAEAAYDGVEGLDKARLNIYDLIVLDVMLPKINGFEVAATLRREHNGTPILMLTAKADLDDRVKGLDSGADYYLTKPFESRELIACIHALTRRQKDQVDEITFGDLRLDLAGISMSCGAESIRLSSKEFDVLRLLMQAGSSNIPKSRILDQVWGYDSEAIENNVEVYVAFLRKKLKKLGSKVTISAIRGVGYHLEF from the coding sequence ATGCGAATTCTTGTTGTTGAGGATGAAAAGATTCTGGCTGATTCTATCGTGGACCTTCTTAAATCCAATAAATATGAAGCTGAGGCGGCTTATGACGGCGTAGAAGGCCTGGATAAAGCACGCCTTAATATTTATGACCTTATCGTACTGGACGTAATGCTGCCCAAAATAAACGGCTTTGAAGTGGCTGCCACCTTAAGGCGTGAACACAACGGCACTCCGATCCTGATGCTGACTGCCAAGGCTGATCTTGATGACCGTGTAAAAGGGCTCGACAGCGGCGCTGACTATTATCTTACAAAGCCCTTTGAATCAAGAGAGCTTATAGCCTGCATCCATGCTCTTACAAGACGTCAGAAGGATCAGGTAGATGAAATAACATTTGGAGATCTAAGGCTTGACCTTGCAGGTATCAGCATGTCCTGCGGCGCTGAAAGCATAAGGCTTTCTTCTAAGGAATTCGATGTTCTTCGCCTTCTTATGCAGGCAGGAAGCAGCAATATTCCCAAGTCAAGGATCCTTGATCAGGTTTGGGGATATGATTCGGAAGCCATAGAGAATAATGTTGAAGTTTATGTTGCATTTCTTCGTAAGAAGCTCAAAAAGCTTGGAAGCAA
- a CDS encoding histidine kinase produces the protein MPIGIIGTILLVSTFSMFMGYNRNLLESYGQRVSTTLFEITTQAFNISEKFTYSEDVWNILSHDYRDIDEEKNTIDKIDIIESFNYEYTAIESVEIYSDNPSIRDYKEFYLATDDIKGSEWYKKAITQKAAFWRGLSRQDKNGITYYNICLIRQIPLVDSKYNAVLIIRLSDNYFKTRLREQQYEVAISVNDGTISFSSDNSSYGDSLYDIVPVDHANKHYTYNGMQMLGGTFTMLNCNTLSAYRADSVFYITTLDHNSVKRVILIIFFIVVILLVALIVPYEILRIFSKYFAGRVKMLKSSMHKVSSGEYDIPPSLNGEDEISEAFSDLVVTAHEIKQKNAQMYKAELDKKELLSRQSEMELKMLTSQINPHFLYNTLETIRMKAVTAKDKEVAGAIKTLGKMLRFVLDKGNSEEVSLANSIDHVENYLSIQKMRFGDKINYEISIDESIDTYKVTTLPLIIQPLVENAIQHGLREKDGKGILRVDITKVMLGDNKEYEALKIMVTDNGGGMSEGRLEELKESIKTPSDDGRSIGIANVYNRIRLKYGDPYGMTIDSAQGAGTVINLYVPVQIRNN, from the coding sequence GTGCCAATTGGAATAATTGGTACTATTTTGCTTGTAAGCACATTCTCCATGTTCATGGGATATAACAGAAATCTCTTAGAGTCTTATGGGCAAAGAGTCTCTACAACCCTTTTTGAAATTACAACCCAGGCTTTTAATATCTCTGAGAAGTTTACTTATAGTGAAGATGTCTGGAATATCCTTTCTCATGATTATCGGGATATTGATGAAGAGAAGAATACAATTGACAAGATCGACATAATAGAAAGCTTTAACTATGAATATACTGCTATAGAGAGCGTGGAAATCTATTCGGATAACCCAAGTATCAGAGATTACAAGGAATTTTATCTGGCTACAGATGATATCAAAGGATCTGAATGGTACAAAAAAGCCATAACTCAGAAGGCAGCCTTCTGGAGAGGACTTTCAAGACAGGACAAAAATGGCATAACCTACTACAACATCTGTCTTATAAGGCAGATACCTCTTGTTGATTCCAAATATAATGCAGTCCTTATCATAAGACTGAGCGACAACTATTTTAAGACAAGGCTCAGAGAGCAGCAGTATGAAGTTGCTATCTCGGTTAATGACGGGACGATTTCTTTTAGTTCTGACAATTCAAGCTATGGCGACAGCCTATACGACATTGTCCCCGTTGATCATGCCAACAAACACTATACCTATAATGGCATGCAAATGCTGGGCGGGACCTTTACAATGTTAAATTGTAACACCCTTTCGGCCTACAGGGCTGATTCAGTATTTTATATAACCACTCTGGATCATAATTCAGTAAAAAGAGTAATTCTTATCATTTTCTTTATAGTCGTGATCCTGTTAGTTGCGCTTATCGTTCCTTATGAGATATTAAGGATCTTTTCAAAATATTTTGCAGGCAGAGTCAAGATGCTTAAAAGCTCTATGCACAAGGTTTCAAGCGGAGAATATGATATTCCGCCTTCACTTAATGGTGAAGATGAGATATCAGAAGCATTTTCAGACCTGGTAGTCACAGCCCATGAGATCAAGCAAAAGAATGCGCAGATGTATAAAGCTGAGCTTGATAAAAAAGAGCTCTTGAGCAGGCAAAGCGAGATGGAGCTTAAGATGCTCACAAGCCAGATCAATCCTCACTTTTTGTATAACACACTTGAAACCATAAGAATGAAGGCTGTTACAGCCAAAGATAAAGAAGTTGCAGGCGCCATCAAAACCCTTGGCAAGATGCTGAGATTCGTTCTTGATAAAGGTAATTCTGAAGAAGTCAGCCTTGCAAACTCCATTGACCATGTAGAAAATTATCTTTCGATCCAGAAAATGAGATTTGGAGATAAGATCAACTATGAAATAAGTATAGATGAATCGATAGATACATATAAGGTAACAACGCTTCCACTTATAATCCAGCCACTTGTAGAAAATGCCATACAGCATGGCCTTAGGGAGAAGGACGGCAAAGGCATCTTAAGAGTTGATATTACCAAAGTCATGCTGGGAGATAACAAGGAATATGAAGCTCTAAAGATCATGGTAACAGATAATGGAGGTGGTATGTCAGAAGGAAGGCTTGAAGAGCTTAAGGAAAGCATAAAGACTCCTTCAGATGATGGGCGCAGTATTGGAATAGCCAATGTATATAACAGAATAAGACTTAAGTATGGTGATCCTTACGGAATGACGATAGATTCAGCGCAAGGTGCAGGAACCGTAATCAACTTATATGTTCCTGTACAAATCCGTAATAATTAA
- a CDS encoding IS110 family transposase — MNFTQNDRLKQVTANTLIVGVDVGSQTHFCRAFDWRGFELSRRVFKFSNDRMGFLTFLRWTEELMNKTEMKKVIVGCEPTGCYWLTFQKFLQDHDVKLVTVNPFTVNRSKELDDNSPEKSDLKDPKTIAMLVKEGRYSTSYLPEGVYAEIREASVCRDQIMKQHVRLSNQIQGWLQKFFPEYLDCYSDWDSTSGLMLLKSAPLPQDILKIGAGGINQIWRDAKVRAAGLKRAQTLVEAAQESVGLEAGEAARLEIWVLVNDYILKAEQLKRLDEYLEEKVKEVPNVEKLLAIKGVGMSTVIGFIAEVGDIGRFTDPKQIQKLAGLEIVKKSSGKKKGQPRISKRGRRKLRRTMYESARALMNWNPAFQDVFLSYYRNRTRNPLGGMQAKIAVACKAIRVFYVILQTGCDFDEEKFRRDIIRPEAA; from the coding sequence ATGAATTTTACACAGAATGACAGACTTAAGCAAGTTACGGCAAATACATTGATTGTTGGGGTTGATGTTGGATCACAGACACATTTCTGTAGAGCGTTTGACTGGAGGGGATTTGAGCTATCCAGAAGAGTGTTTAAGTTTAGTAACGACCGAATGGGATTCCTTACATTCCTTCGATGGACTGAGGAACTCATGAATAAGACCGAAATGAAGAAGGTTATTGTTGGCTGCGAGCCTACTGGTTGCTACTGGCTTACGTTTCAGAAGTTTTTACAGGATCATGATGTAAAGCTTGTAACAGTAAATCCATTTACTGTAAATAGAAGCAAAGAACTGGATGATAACAGCCCAGAAAAGAGTGATCTAAAGGATCCTAAAACAATTGCTATGTTGGTTAAAGAAGGAAGATATTCAACTTCTTATCTGCCGGAAGGAGTATATGCGGAGATTAGAGAAGCCTCTGTGTGTAGAGACCAGATCATGAAGCAGCATGTGCGTCTGTCTAATCAGATACAGGGATGGTTGCAAAAATTCTTTCCTGAGTATCTGGATTGTTATTCCGATTGGGATTCAACAAGTGGACTTATGCTTTTAAAGAGTGCACCACTTCCACAGGATATCCTAAAAATTGGGGCAGGTGGAATCAATCAGATATGGCGTGATGCAAAGGTACGTGCAGCAGGGCTAAAGAGGGCTCAGACCCTGGTAGAAGCTGCACAGGAAAGTGTAGGTTTAGAAGCTGGTGAGGCTGCAAGACTCGAGATTTGGGTTCTTGTGAATGACTATATACTGAAGGCAGAACAGCTCAAAAGACTTGATGAATACCTGGAGGAAAAAGTAAAAGAAGTACCGAATGTGGAGAAACTGCTCGCCATTAAAGGAGTAGGGATGAGTACTGTGATTGGCTTTATAGCAGAGGTTGGTGATATCGGACGTTTCACTGACCCAAAGCAGATACAGAAGCTTGCAGGGCTAGAGATAGTCAAAAAGAGTTCTGGAAAGAAAAAAGGGCAGCCAAGAATCAGTAAGAGGGGCAGAAGAAAGTTACGTAGAACAATGTATGAATCGGCTCGTGCACTGATGAACTGGAATCCTGCATTTCAAGATGTATTCCTTTCTTATTACAGGAACAGAACAAGAAATCCTCTTGGAGGAATGCAGGCAAAGATAGCAGTTGCATGTAAGGCTATCAGAGTGTTCTATGTAATACTACAGACAGGTTGTGACTTTGATGAAGAAAAGTTCCGAAGGGACATCATCAGACCGGAAGCAGCCTAA
- a CDS encoding extracellular solute-binding protein — MKYKKLLALLTTASMVASLAACSGTSTTSGTADTAGGTESGAAGNEAGEAGDVADGELEGDLSDVVPEETITLDVYDQLANYSGEQIGWFAKVMLDKFNVKLNIIPEADGVYDTRMESGNLGDIVIWGADGDDYVQAVNKGMLFDWEEDDILADYGPYILANMDKALEKNRSINADGKIYGFGHDVAYSAEDTQSVMYEWDLRFDLYQEIGAPEITDFDSLVEVLAKMQEVCPTDDNGNKTYGVSLFNDWDGDMVMFVKSTASAYYGYDEFGIGLYDPSTGEYHPALEENGPYLTALKFYNDLYQRGLVDPDSQTQGYDGLAEDYQNGTAFFNVFNFLGSAIYNSETHISEGKMMYPVKPKDASPIIYGQNIYGSNRIWSIGANTEYPELCMAIINWLSTPEGRLTAEYGPQGTCWDYDENGGAYLTELGLSCKTDSTTTLTGDYSGTFDDGSFKMNNTTWALDSLNPDSKLSETYNYKNWESYKAIDASEIEKSWIEWSGAQTPDEYIKATDYILAPGTTYSAGTHSDELQVVWDQVATCIKDYSWKAIYAETDEEFEAIVSEMIQQATDYGYDQCVEFQEGEAQLRKAAEQEALAAN, encoded by the coding sequence ATGAAGTATAAGAAATTACTTGCACTTCTAACGACAGCATCTATGGTGGCATCACTGGCAGCATGCTCCGGAACATCAACTACTTCTGGAACAGCAGATACAGCAGGGGGTACTGAGTCTGGTGCAGCAGGCAATGAAGCCGGAGAAGCAGGAGACGTTGCAGATGGAGAACTTGAAGGTGATCTGTCTGATGTAGTTCCTGAAGAGACTATCACGCTGGATGTATATGATCAGCTTGCTAACTATTCAGGAGAACAGATCGGATGGTTTGCCAAGGTAATGCTTGATAAGTTCAATGTTAAGCTCAATATCATCCCTGAAGCAGACGGCGTCTATGACACACGTATGGAATCAGGAAATCTTGGCGATATCGTTATCTGGGGAGCAGACGGCGATGATTATGTTCAGGCAGTTAATAAGGGAATGCTCTTCGACTGGGAAGAAGATGATATACTTGCAGATTACGGCCCTTATATCCTTGCTAATATGGACAAAGCTCTTGAGAAAAACCGCAGCATCAATGCAGATGGCAAGATATACGGATTTGGTCATGACGTAGCCTACTCTGCAGAAGATACACAGTCAGTCATGTATGAATGGGATCTTAGATTCGATCTGTATCAGGAGATCGGAGCACCTGAGATCACAGATTTTGATTCACTTGTAGAAGTTCTTGCCAAGATGCAGGAAGTATGTCCTACAGATGATAATGGTAATAAGACCTATGGCGTATCACTTTTCAATGACTGGGATGGTGATATGGTCATGTTCGTAAAGTCTACTGCATCTGCATACTATGGTTATGATGAATTTGGTATAGGTCTTTATGATCCTTCAACAGGAGAGTACCATCCTGCTCTTGAAGAAAATGGCCCTTACCTTACAGCTCTTAAGTTCTACAATGACTTATATCAAAGAGGTCTTGTGGATCCTGATTCACAGACACAGGGATATGACGGACTTGCAGAAGATTACCAGAATGGTACAGCATTTTTTAACGTATTCAACTTCCTTGGATCAGCGATCTACAACTCAGAGACACATATAAGCGAAGGCAAGATGATGTATCCTGTCAAACCCAAAGATGCTTCACCTATCATCTATGGCCAAAACATCTATGGGTCAAACAGAATATGGTCGATCGGTGCAAACACAGAATATCCTGAGCTTTGCATGGCAATCATCAACTGGCTTTCAACTCCTGAAGGAAGACTTACAGCAGAGTATGGTCCACAGGGTACTTGCTGGGATTATGATGAAAACGGCGGCGCATACCTTACAGAACTTGGACTTTCCTGCAAGACAGATTCTACAACAACTCTTACAGGCGATTACAGCGGAACATTTGATGATGGTTCATTCAAGATGAACAATACAACATGGGCTCTTGATTCACTTAATCCAGATTCAAAACTTTCAGAGACTTATAACTACAAGAACTGGGAGAGTTATAAGGCAATCGATGCTTCTGAAATAGAGAAGTCATGGATCGAATGGTCCGGAGCACAGACGCCTGATGAATATATTAAGGCAACAGATTATATCCTTGCGCCAGGTACAACATATTCTGCAGGAACACATTCAGATGAGCTTCAGGTTGTATGGGATCAGGTTGCTACATGCATTAAGGATTACTCCTGGAAGGCTATCTATGCAGAGACAGATGAGGAATTCGAAGCTATAGTAAGCGAGATGATCCAGCAGGCAACAGATTATGGTTATGACCAGTGCGTAGAGTTTCAGGAAGGTGAGGCACAGCTTCGCAAAGCAGCGGAACAGGAAGCACTCGCAGCTAACTAA
- a CDS encoding transglutaminase domain-containing protein, producing the protein MNKDYLLTMRKKICILNKTFARKAAVVILAAILAVLSIPTRSFAEELTSINVNTFENADRITSLHIGKNVKEISSNSFVNMFNLKEITVSSNNRYFSSYDGCLYDKNINTLLCFPQARNSAYIPDSVVAIGQHALDGVETDLKKQIEATIAYNSEAGGEEKDITTPHLVHTANGIMWDDGKGNIVSVNDGLLLVVAQFVEDNTKSGMRQNEQLKSCYDSLMENVEYTDYFYSPAGDWTREKALSTLSSKSGDSYGFAAAFAYIAASLGYKSRVMVGIITDSEGKSQAAAWVQVEIDGTFYVFDPAMEKNLGSDCYKIPIGSSVDGITRTNNASYTVVF; encoded by the coding sequence ATGAATAAGGATTATCTTCTGACAATGAGAAAAAAGATATGTATACTAAATAAGACTTTTGCAAGAAAAGCCGCGGTAGTAATACTTGCGGCTATTCTTGCTGTTTTAAGCATACCTACACGCTCATTTGCAGAAGAGCTTACATCCATCAATGTTAATACCTTCGAGAATGCTGACAGGATCACATCTCTTCATATAGGCAAAAATGTAAAAGAGATATCCAGCAACTCTTTTGTCAACATGTTCAACCTGAAAGAAATAACAGTAAGTTCAAATAACCGCTATTTCTCATCCTATGACGGATGCCTTTATGACAAGAACATCAATACCCTTCTGTGCTTCCCTCAGGCAAGAAACTCTGCATACATCCCGGATTCTGTCGTAGCCATAGGTCAGCATGCCCTTGACGGCGTAGAAACGGACCTTAAGAAGCAGATAGAAGCTACTATCGCCTACAATAGTGAAGCTGGTGGCGAGGAAAAAGATATTACGACTCCCCACCTTGTTCATACTGCAAACGGAATCATGTGGGATGATGGAAAGGGCAACATTGTATCAGTTAATGACGGCCTCCTTCTTGTTGTTGCACAGTTTGTAGAAGATAATACCAAGAGTGGCATGAGACAAAATGAACAGCTAAAGAGCTGCTACGACAGCCTTATGGAAAATGTCGAATATACTGACTATTTCTATTCACCGGCAGGAGACTGGACAAGGGAAAAGGCACTGTCTACCCTTTCTTCAAAGTCAGGGGATTCTTATGGCTTTGCTGCAGCCTTTGCCTATATAGCTGCCAGCCTTGGATATAAGTCAAGAGTCATGGTAGGAATCATTACAGACAGCGAAGGGAAGAGTCAGGCAGCGGCCTGGGTACAGGTCGAAATTGACGGCACATTCTATGTGTTTGACCCTGCCATGGAAAAAAATCTTGGGTCAGACTGCTATAAAATCCCCATCGGATCTAGCGTTGACGGAATTACGCGTACAAATAATGCGTCTTATACAGTTGTTTTTTGA